One window from the genome of Variovorax sp. PAMC26660 encodes:
- a CDS encoding extracellular solute-binding protein translates to MLALLALPSWAAHGLGMGYEPKYPASFKNFDYVNPDAPKGGELTLSASGSFDKLNPFTLRGVPPVGMGYSANGFVFSEYGLIFDSLTTPSEDEPFSQYGLLAEDVQLAADRLSVTFRLNPKARFSDGSPVLAKDVKYSFDTLMSKLAGPTFRSYWADIKDAVVVGERTVRFDFRRQNAELHMIIGGMPVFSSAWGMGKPFDQIVSEPPIASGPYVVDKVDFGKFISYRRRPDYWAADLPVRKGMFNFGTVSYQYFKDALGEEESLKAGSLDAMEERSIIAWVRRYKGRRFDSGELVKEEISHRRFTGMQGLAPNLRQPRFTDMRVRRALALAFDFDWLNEHLFYGRRGRTTSYFQNSDDLMAQPEVSPEEQMLIDRLKNKQRYLDNVKGELPRPDSSGGTAEGLRRNLIRAQELLKEAGWTYRDGALRDKGGTPFVINFDIADRSSGVVLAPYARNLAKLGIALEYRLRDPSLLKKKQDDFDFDMAINIAGGSSSPGNELYDDFGSKSAAEKGSQNLSGISDPVIDEILEVIVNSSDRKSLAAAARLLDRYLLHQHYVIPMYYGKQYFIAHKRKLRRPDAPLPQRLLAGSAMLTMWWIDPATK, encoded by the coding sequence ATGTTGGCTCTCTTGGCGCTTCCCTCGTGGGCAGCGCATGGCCTGGGCATGGGTTACGAGCCGAAGTACCCGGCGTCGTTCAAGAATTTCGATTACGTGAATCCCGATGCCCCCAAGGGCGGCGAGCTGACGCTGTCGGCCAGCGGTAGCTTCGACAAGCTCAATCCGTTCACGCTGCGGGGCGTGCCGCCGGTAGGCATGGGCTATAGCGCCAACGGCTTCGTGTTCTCCGAGTACGGCCTGATCTTCGATTCGTTGACGACGCCCAGCGAAGACGAGCCCTTTTCCCAGTACGGATTGCTGGCGGAAGATGTGCAGCTTGCTGCCGACCGCCTGAGCGTCACCTTCCGCCTGAATCCCAAGGCCCGGTTTTCTGACGGCTCGCCGGTGCTGGCGAAGGACGTGAAGTATTCCTTCGACACCCTGATGAGCAAACTGGCAGGGCCGACCTTTCGTTCCTACTGGGCTGACATCAAGGATGCCGTGGTGGTGGGGGAGCGCACGGTTCGTTTCGATTTCAGGCGCCAGAACGCCGAACTGCACATGATCATCGGCGGGATGCCGGTGTTCTCGAGCGCCTGGGGCATGGGCAAGCCGTTCGACCAGATCGTGAGCGAACCGCCGATCGCGAGCGGGCCGTATGTCGTGGACAAGGTCGACTTTGGCAAGTTCATCTCGTACCGCCGGCGGCCGGATTACTGGGCAGCCGATCTCCCGGTGCGCAAGGGGATGTTCAATTTCGGCACGGTGTCCTATCAGTACTTCAAGGATGCACTGGGCGAGGAGGAGTCGCTCAAGGCTGGCTCACTCGATGCGATGGAAGAACGCTCGATCATCGCTTGGGTGCGCCGCTACAAGGGCCGCCGTTTCGATTCTGGTGAGCTGGTCAAGGAAGAGATTTCGCATCGCCGCTTCACAGGCATGCAGGGCCTTGCGCCCAACCTGCGGCAGCCCCGTTTCACGGACATGCGCGTGCGCCGCGCATTGGCACTGGCTTTCGATTTCGACTGGCTCAACGAGCATCTCTTTTATGGGCGCAGAGGCCGCACGACGAGCTACTTCCAGAACAGCGACGACCTGATGGCACAGCCCGAGGTCAGCCCCGAGGAGCAGATGCTGATCGACCGCCTCAAGAACAAGCAGCGCTACCTCGACAACGTGAAGGGCGAACTGCCGCGTCCCGACAGCAGCGGAGGCACCGCCGAAGGCCTGCGGCGCAACCTGATTCGCGCGCAGGAACTGCTCAAGGAAGCGGGCTGGACCTACCGCGATGGTGCGCTGCGCGACAAGGGCGGCACGCCTTTCGTGATCAATTTCGACATTGCGGACCGCAGCTCGGGCGTGGTGCTGGCGCCCTATGCGCGCAACCTCGCCAAACTGGGAATCGCGCTGGAGTACCGCTTGCGTGACCCGAGCCTGCTGAAGAAAAAACAGGACGATTTCGACTTCGACATGGCCATCAATATCGCGGGCGGTTCGTCGAGTCCCGGCAACGAGCTGTATGACGACTTCGGCTCGAAATCGGCCGCCGAAAAGGGGAGTCAGAACCTCAGCGGCATCAGCGATCCGGTGATCGACGAGATTCTCGAAGTGATCGTCAACAGTTCGGACCGCAAGTCGCTCGCGGCGGCTGCGCGGCTGCTGGATCGCTACCTGCTGCACCAGCACTACGTGATCCCGATGTACTACGGCAAGCAATATTTCATTGCCCACAAGCGCAAGCTGCGCCGTCCTGATGCCCCTTTGCCACAACGTCTTCTCGCCGGCTCGGCGATGCTGACGATGTGGTGGATCGATCCGGCGACGAAGTAG